One genomic window of Panicum hallii strain FIL2 chromosome 6, PHallii_v3.1, whole genome shotgun sequence includes the following:
- the LOC112896841 gene encoding WD repeat-containing protein 26 homolog, with product MGGFEDDEPPSKRARASSVESASLPDCFSFSKSANPLGSTMARPLPSQGKEVMVGSKGVIKKEEFVRIITKTLYSLGYEKSGAVLEEESGITLHNPMVNLFREQVIDGKWDNAVVTLNKIGLLDENIVKSAAFLILEQKFFELLRNDNVMGAMKTLRSEITPLGVNRKRVHELSSCMISCSPQQLFLGFSKLGIDSSTSRSKLLEELEKVLPPNVMVPERRLENLVEQALTVQRDACYFHNSIDGLSLYIDHHCGKDQIPSRALQVLRAHRDEVWFIQFSNNGKYLASASNDKSAMIWEVDEDGELLLKHTLNGHEKSVMMVAWSPDDCQLLTCGVEETIRRWDVESGKCLHVYEKPGIGFISCAWFPDGKQILSGLTDQHFCIWDLDGKEVDCWKGQRSTKTPDFVVGKDGKLIISMNGEKTILLFDRETKQERLIEEDHTITSFSLSEDGDCLLVNLVNEVIHLWNIRNGPIRVNRYSGHKRNRFVIRSCFGGSEQAFIASGSEDSQVYIWHRATGDLIETLAGHSGTVNCVSWNPANPHMLASASDDHTIRIWGAKKAGLKRKDVGSSSCSSNGIHANGNTHGNGFIHQCNGNSTK from the exons ATGGGAGGTTTTGAAGATGATGAACCACCCTCAAAACGCGCAAGAGCATCCTCAGTAGAATCTGCAAGTTTGCCAGATTGTTTCTCGTTTTCGAAGTCTGCCAATCCTTTGGGAAGTACAATGGCTAGACCTTTGCCTTCCCAAGGGAAAGAAGTTATGGTTGGTTCTAAGGGTGTTATTAAGAAGGAGGAGTTTGTCAGGATAATTACAAAAACTCTGTATAGTCTTGGATATGAAAAAAGCGGAGCAGTTCTGGAGGAAGAATCAGGGATAACTTTGCATAATCCTATGGTGAATCTTTTCAGAGAGCAAGTGATTGATGGGAAATGGGATAATGCAGTGGTTACGTTGAATAAGATCGGCCTCCTGGATGAGAACATTGTGAAATCTGCTGCATTTTTGATATTGGAACAAAAATTCTTTGAACTTCTGAGAAACGACAATGTCATGGGTGCTATGAAGACTTTACGAAGTGAAATCACACCCCTTGGTGTTAATAGGAAAAGAGTGCACGAACTATCAAGTTGTATGATTTCTTGTTCTCCACAACAGTTGTTCCTTGGTTTCTCAAAGCTTGGCATTGATTCTTCTACTTCACGGTCAAAGCTCCTAGAGGAATTGGAAAAGGTGCTTCCTCCAAATGTTATGGTACCAGAGAGGAGGTTAGAGAATTTAGTTGAGCAAGCACTTACTGTGCAACGAGATGCTTGCTATTTCCATAATTCTATAGATGGGTTGTCACTCTACATTGATCATCACTGTGGAAAAGATCAGATACCATCTCGCGCACTACAG GTTTTGCGTGCGCATCGTGATGAGGTGTGGTTTATCCAATTTTCAAACAATGGAAAGTATTTAGCCTCAGCATCAAATGATAAATCCGCAATGATATGGGAG GTCGATGAAGATGGAGAGCTATTACTGAAGCACACATTGAATGGTCATGAGAAGTCAGTGATGATGGTTGCATGGAGCCCTGATGATTGTCAGCTTCTCACATGTGGAGTGGAAGAAACCATCCGGCGCTGGGATGTTGAATCTGGCAAATGTCTTCATGTTTATGAAAAACCTGGCATTGGTTTTATATCATGTGCTTGGTTTCCAGATGGAAAGCAAATATTGTCTGGTCTAACTGATCAACACTTCTGCATTTGGGATTTAGATGGTAAGGAAGTAGATTGCTGGAAAGGGCAGAGATCAACAAAAACGCCTGATTTTGTTGTAGGAAAAGATGGAAAGCTTATAATAAGCATGAATGGGGAGAAAACAATTCTTCTATTTGATAGGGAGACAAAGCAGGAGAGGCTAATTGAAGAGGATCATACAATTACTTCATTTTCTCTATCGGAAGATGGCGATTGCTTGCTTGTAAATCTCGTAAATGAGGTGATTCATTTGTGGAACATACGAAATGGTCCAATTCGAGTCAATCGGTACAGTGGCCATAAGCGCAACCGGTTTGTGATAAGGTCTTGTTTTGGCGGGTCTGAGCAGGCTTTCATTGCTAGTGGGAGTGAAGATTCACAG GTCTACATATGGCATAGAGCCACCGGGGATCTCATCGAGACTCTGGCTGGTCACTCGGGCACAGTCAACTGTGTAAGCTGGAATCCTGCAAATCCCCACATGCTCGCATCGGCGAGCGACGATCACACCATTCGTATATGGGGGGCAAAGAAGGCCGGTCTGAAGCGCAAGGATGTCGGgagcagcagctgcagcagcaaTGGGATCCACGCGAATGGCAACACCCATGGCAACGGTTTCATTCACCAGTGCAATGGGAACAGCACCAAATGA